The Clostridium botulinum BKT015925 genome includes the window ATACTTTCACTACTGGATCAACTAAATCTGAACTTAAAGTGGATGTTTGCTCTAAATGTCATCCTTTCTATACTGGAAAGCAAAAGATATTAGATACAGGCGGAAGAATTGAAAAGTTCATGAAGAAATACAACTTAGAAAACAAATAGTTATTTTAAAAATGGGAAAGATTTTATCTTTCCCATTTTTCTTTACTAAAATTTTGTAAAAACTCATCATTATTTTTTGTTTTTGAAAGTAAATTAATCAATTTTTCAGTTACACTCGCTGTATTATTTTCTTTATATAATACTTTTCTTATGGTAAATGAAGCTTCTAATTCTTGTGCAGTCAGCAACAAATCTTCCCTTCTAGTTCCGGATTTGTAAATATCTATAGCTGGGAATATTCTTCTTTCTTCTAACTTTCTATCTAAATGAACTTCCATATTTCCAGTTCCCTTAAACTCTTCAAAAATCATATCGTCCATTCTACTTCCAGTATCAATAAGTGCTGTGGCTAAAATTGTAAGACTTCCGCCTTCTTCTATATTTCTAGCAGCTCCAAAAAACTTTTTAGGCATTATTAATGCTCCAGGATCAAGTCCTCCTGAAAGAGTTCTTCCTGTTGGATTAATCGTTAAATTGTACGCTCTTGTAAGTCTTGTTAAACTATCAAGAAGCACTATTACATCTTGTCCTTGTTCAACCATTCTTTTAGCTCTCTCAAGAACCATATAAGCTACCTTTGTATGATGTTCAGGTTCTTCATCAAAAGTAGAATATATAACTTCACCATTAATAGATCTTTGCATATCTGTAACTTCTTCTGGTCTTTCATCTATTAAAAGTACTATCAATTTTGATTCTGGGTGATTTTTAGATATACTGTGAGCTATTTTTTTCAAAAGAGTTGTTTTACCAGCCTTTGGAGGAGCAACTATTAATCCTCTTTGTCCTTTACCTATAGGTGAGATTATATCCATTAATCTAGAAGATAAGTCTGATTGACCTATTTGCAATCTTATTCTTTCATTAGGATAGATAGGTGTTAATTTTTCAAATCTTTGTCTTCCTACTGCTTTTTCTGGATTTTCTCCATTTATTTTTTCTACATATATAAGCGCTTGAAATTTTTCGCCTTCTTTTGCCGTTCTAACTTTTCCGCTTACTTCATCTCCTGTTTTTAAATTAAATCTTCTTATTTGAGATGGAGATACATATATATCTTTAGGACCCGTTAAATAATTTTCTCCTCTTAAGAATCCATAATTGTTATTCTCAATAATTTCAAGAACACCTTTTGCACTTTGCGATTCATGTATCATTTCTTTAAGATTTTTTCCTTTTTCTAACGAATTTCCATCTTCTAAAGTTTCATTTTTATTCTGATTATCATTTTGATTCACATTTTTAATATTATCATTTGAAGAATTATGTACTTTTTTAGGTGTTATATTTTCTTTCAAAATTACTCCACCCTTATTTATAGTTATTTGTGACTTTTTATTTATTTCCTTGATTAATTCCGCTTTTTTTAATTTTGTTATACCTTTTATATCTAAATCTTTTGCCATTTTTTTTAATTCAACAACAGTCATACTGTTTAAATCTTTACTCTCCAAAATAGCACCTCCATAGTTTAATATTTATTTATAATAAATTTCATGTGGGAAATAATTCTTACAGAAATGTTTGACATGTAACACGTTTTAGATTATACCCTATTTTCCTTTTTTTATCTAGCAAATTTCTTAAAAAGAAAGTAATCCGTCCATATATTCATAATATTGACAGATTACAATTATTATATTCAATAATTTAAATCATAACATATATATTTTCATTAACTTCCCTATATTTATTTATTTTATCCTCAACCTTTTCTTTTTGACCAATGAAAAATATGGGATATCCGAGTTTCTCACATCCTCCAATAGTCATGCTTCCTCTAAGGAAACTCATTATATCATAGCTATAATAATGATACTCTCCGCATATAGGACATTTTATTTTAAATTGAATCTCTCTTTTACTAACGGATGCTAAATATATATATTTAAAAGTTTCTGTTACTTTGTTTATTTTAAATATACATATTCTTTTCATATCATATTGCCCTATAGAATTCTTAAGTGCAATACTTACTTCTGTATCTATTATCAATAACTACACCTCCACATTTC containing:
- the rho gene encoding transcription termination factor Rho, producing the protein MESKDLNSMTVVELKKMAKDLDIKGITKLKKAELIKEINKKSQITINKGGVILKENITPKKVHNSSNDNIKNVNQNDNQNKNETLEDGNSLEKGKNLKEMIHESQSAKGVLEIIENNNYGFLRGENYLTGPKDIYVSPSQIRRFNLKTGDEVSGKVRTAKEGEKFQALIYVEKINGENPEKAVGRQRFEKLTPIYPNERIRLQIGQSDLSSRLMDIISPIGKGQRGLIVAPPKAGKTTLLKKIAHSISKNHPESKLIVLLIDERPEEVTDMQRSINGEVIYSTFDEEPEHHTKVAYMVLERAKRMVEQGQDVIVLLDSLTRLTRAYNLTINPTGRTLSGGLDPGALIMPKKFFGAARNIEEGGSLTILATALIDTGSRMDDMIFEEFKGTGNMEVHLDRKLEERRIFPAIDIYKSGTRREDLLLTAQELEASFTIRKVLYKENNTASVTEKLINLLSKTKNNDEFLQNFSKEKWER
- the rpmE gene encoding 50S ribosomal protein L31 — protein: MKEGLHPEYHHDAVVKCACGNTFTTGSTKSELKVDVCSKCHPFYTGKQKILDTGGRIEKFMKKYNLENK